Proteins from a genomic interval of candidate division WOR-3 bacterium:
- a CDS encoding ComEA family DNA-binding protein, which translates to MILEALLIWLFSITREMSFGYWVGDAVRDYYSGDCVIIPYEFFTDSSKQLTDSLVIIQASYQALESLFSKHFTLDQFWIVSGLKVKLINKHNATPIVRKKSCYTIITPRSLISTNEYRIVSEPLPVILKNYLEKSRLILLPDTDRYEVARETSGSGLININTASLEELMSLPGIGPKIAQEIINYRTRYGPFTHISEIKKVQGIGEKRYQRIKDLIRL; encoded by the coding sequence GTGATCTTAGAGGCACTTCTTATTTGGCTATTTTCGATCACCCGCGAGATGAGCTTCGGCTATTGGGTTGGTGATGCGGTGCGAGATTATTATTCTGGAGATTGTGTGATTATCCCCTACGAATTTTTTACTGACAGCTCTAAGCAGCTGACCGATTCTCTGGTGATTATCCAGGCTAGTTATCAAGCCTTAGAGTCGCTTTTTAGTAAACATTTTACCCTGGATCAATTTTGGATAGTATCAGGCTTAAAGGTTAAGTTAATTAATAAGCATAACGCTACGCCGATAGTTAGAAAAAAATCTTGTTATACTATAATCACACCGCGCTCCTTAATCTCAACCAACGAATATCGAATAGTTTCGGAACCGCTACCGGTAATTTTAAAAAATTATTTAGAAAAATCCCGGCTGATCCTATTACCGGACACTGACCGCTACGAGGTAGCCAGAGAAACTTCCGGCTCCGGCCTCATAAATATTAATACGGCATCACTTGAAGAATTAATGAGCCTTCCGGGCATTGGACCCAAAATTGCCCAAGAAATTATTAACTACCGGACTAGATACGGACCTTTTACACATATAAGTGAAATAAAAAAGGTCCAAGGCATCGGCGAGAAACGGTATCAAAGAATTAAAGATTTAATTAGGCTTTAG